One Carassius gibelio isolate Cgi1373 ecotype wild population from Czech Republic chromosome A7, carGib1.2-hapl.c, whole genome shotgun sequence DNA window includes the following coding sequences:
- the prc1b gene encoding protein regulator of cytokinesis 1b isoform X1 — translation MRKSEVIAAESVACLNKALCHLKDIWEEIGIPEDQRLERTNVVKNHVKSLLDMMIVEEESLRKRLRTSIEKCQKELSQLCLELQLPPFQEDRSSTMLQQEKDLRMHVEVMLKEKNQRMQALKALTEQDQDLCDLLCLQPFSVSAGSVPSLEQLDKFRQHISSLTAEKERRHKEFVTLKKQIILCMDDLDQLPETSFEKDVVCEDEESFCLSKENIDSLKVLLHQLESRKAENECVCGSYREKIHELWERLQTPQEERDAICEHMTLSKQRNMQALQAEVRRLEGLKLKNIQNVTEAIRNEIAVFWDKCFYSSDQRQAFVPFYDDDFSEELLSLHDAEIVQLKQYYEDHKDLFEGVHKWEESWRLFLELEEKAKDPSRFTNRGGNLLKEEKQRADLVKSLPKLEKKLKAEIEQWEHEQNREFQVNGQKFMQFVTDQWELYRLEKEREKQERQLKKSKQTEVDMVYGTVVRTPTKRRFLGSTTPCKARKLNATSSTGTSNSTIRSVFGGTVCHSPISRPPISACKQGNVRTPGHGKPPHQGLLERNKENVCHLTGGVAGMTKVPASPQRNFSINSVASTYSEFQRDLSKSSKSKHVAEILNSTIIQL, via the exons atgaggaagag TGAGGTGATTGCTGCAGAATCAGTGGCATGTCTGAATAAAGCTCTCTGCCATCTGAAGGACATCTGGGAGGAAATCGGCATCCCTGAGGACCAACGATTAGAAAGAACAAACGTGGTCAAGAATCATGTCAAA AGTCTTCTGGACATGATGATTGTGGAGGAAGAGAGTCTGCGGAAACGACTGAGGACAAGTATTGAGAAATGTCAAAAAGAGTTGAGTCAATTGTGTTTGGAACTGCAGCTCCCCCCATTTCAG GAGGACAGAAGTAGCACAATGCTACAGCAGGAAAAAGACCTCCGGATGCATGTTGAAGTGATGTTAAAGGAGAAAAATCAGAGAATGCAAGCGCTCAAAGCCTTAACTGAGCAGGATCAGGATCTCTGTGACCTGCTCTGCTTACAGCCGTTTTCTGTCTCTGCCGGTTCTGTTCCTTCCCTGGAACAACTGGACAAATTCCGTCAACACATCTCCTCTCTCACTGCTGAGAAA gAACGAAGACACAAGGAATTTGTCACATTGAAGAAGCAAATAATACTTTGCATGGATGATCTGGATCAGTTGCCTGAGACTAGTTTTGAAAAGGATGTCGTTTGTGAAGATGAAGAGAGTTTTTGCTTGTCtaaagaaaacattgattcaCTCAAAGTCCTCCTTCACCAG TTGGAGAGCAGAAAGGCAGAGAATGAATGTGTCTGTGGCTCTTATCGGGAGAAGATCCATGAACTATGGGAACGGTTGCAGACTCCACAGGAAGAGCGTGATGCAATATGTGAACACATGACCCTGTCAAAGCAAAGAAATATGCAAGCT TTACAAGCTGAGGTCAGACGTCTTGAAGGACTGAAgcttaaaaatattcaaaatgttactGAGGCCATTCGGAATGAGATCGCAGTGTTCTGGGATAAGTGCTTCTATAGCTCTGACCAGCGGCAAGCTTTTGTGCCCTTTTATGATG ATGATTTCAGCGAGGAACTCCTGAGCTTACATGATGCAGAAATAGTGCAGCTTAAACAGTATTATGAGGATCATAAAGATCTTTTTGAAGGTGTTCACAAATGGGAGGAAAGCTGGAGACTTTTCTTGGAGCTTGAA GAAAAGGCCAAAGATCCATCCAGATTCACCAACAGAGGAGGAAACCTTCTAAAGGAGGAGAAACAGCGGGCTGATCTGGTCAAAAGTCTCCCCAAG CTTGAGAAGAAGCTGAAGGCTGAGATTGAACAGTGGGAACATGAACAGAACCGAGAGTTTCAGGTGAATGGTCAGAAGTTCATGCAGTTTGTCACTGATCAATGGGAGTTGTACCGGCTGGAGAAGGAGCGGGAAAAACAGGAGCgg CAACTAAAGAAGAGCAAACAGACGGAGGTGGACATGGTCTATGGTACTGTGGTCCGGACACCAACTAAACGAAGATTTCTGGGAAGCACAACACCTTGTAAAGCTCGAAAG CTTAACGCTACCTCCAGTACTGGCACTTCTAACAGCACTATCCGATCTGTCTTTGGTGGTACTGTCTGCCATTCTCCTATATCACGCCCTCCGATTTCAGCATGCAAG CAGGGTAATGTGAGGACACCAGGCCACGGCAAACCTCCTCATCAAGGTTTGCTAGAACGCAATAAGGAGAATGTCTGTCATCTAACTGGTGGCGTGGCTGGAATGACAAAGGTACCAGCTAGTCCACAGCGTAACTTCAGCATTAACTCTGTCGCAAGCACCTATTCAGAATTTCAG
- the prc1b gene encoding protein regulator of cytokinesis 1b isoform X3, which produces MRKSEVIAAESVACLNKALCHLKDIWEEIGIPEDQRLERTNVVKNHVKSLLDMMIVEEESLRKRLRTSIEKCQKELSQLCLELQLPPFQEDRSSTMLQQEKDLRMHVEVMLKEKNQRMQALKALTEQDQDLCDLLCLQPFSVSAGSVPSLEQLDKFRQHISSLTAEKERRHKEFVTLKKQIILCMDDLDQLPETSFEKDVVCEDEESFCLSKENIDSLKVLLHQLESRKAENECVCGSYREKIHELWERLQTPQEERDAICEHMTLSKQRNMQALQAEVRRLEGLKLKNIQNVTEAIRNEIAVFWDKCFYSSDQRQAFVPFYDDDFSEELLSLHDAEIVQLKQYYEDHKDLFEGVHKWEESWRLFLELEEKAKDPSRFTNRGGNLLKEEKQRADLVKSLPKLEKKLKAEIEQWEHEQNREFQVNGQKFMQFVTDQWELYRLEKEREKQERQLKKSKQTEVDMVYGTVVRTPTKRRFLGSTTPCKARKLNATSSTGTSNSTIRSVFGGTVCHSPISRPPISACKQGNVRTPGHGKPPHQGLLERNKENVCHLTGGVAGMTKRDLSKSSKSKHVAEILNSTIIQL; this is translated from the exons atgaggaagag TGAGGTGATTGCTGCAGAATCAGTGGCATGTCTGAATAAAGCTCTCTGCCATCTGAAGGACATCTGGGAGGAAATCGGCATCCCTGAGGACCAACGATTAGAAAGAACAAACGTGGTCAAGAATCATGTCAAA AGTCTTCTGGACATGATGATTGTGGAGGAAGAGAGTCTGCGGAAACGACTGAGGACAAGTATTGAGAAATGTCAAAAAGAGTTGAGTCAATTGTGTTTGGAACTGCAGCTCCCCCCATTTCAG GAGGACAGAAGTAGCACAATGCTACAGCAGGAAAAAGACCTCCGGATGCATGTTGAAGTGATGTTAAAGGAGAAAAATCAGAGAATGCAAGCGCTCAAAGCCTTAACTGAGCAGGATCAGGATCTCTGTGACCTGCTCTGCTTACAGCCGTTTTCTGTCTCTGCCGGTTCTGTTCCTTCCCTGGAACAACTGGACAAATTCCGTCAACACATCTCCTCTCTCACTGCTGAGAAA gAACGAAGACACAAGGAATTTGTCACATTGAAGAAGCAAATAATACTTTGCATGGATGATCTGGATCAGTTGCCTGAGACTAGTTTTGAAAAGGATGTCGTTTGTGAAGATGAAGAGAGTTTTTGCTTGTCtaaagaaaacattgattcaCTCAAAGTCCTCCTTCACCAG TTGGAGAGCAGAAAGGCAGAGAATGAATGTGTCTGTGGCTCTTATCGGGAGAAGATCCATGAACTATGGGAACGGTTGCAGACTCCACAGGAAGAGCGTGATGCAATATGTGAACACATGACCCTGTCAAAGCAAAGAAATATGCAAGCT TTACAAGCTGAGGTCAGACGTCTTGAAGGACTGAAgcttaaaaatattcaaaatgttactGAGGCCATTCGGAATGAGATCGCAGTGTTCTGGGATAAGTGCTTCTATAGCTCTGACCAGCGGCAAGCTTTTGTGCCCTTTTATGATG ATGATTTCAGCGAGGAACTCCTGAGCTTACATGATGCAGAAATAGTGCAGCTTAAACAGTATTATGAGGATCATAAAGATCTTTTTGAAGGTGTTCACAAATGGGAGGAAAGCTGGAGACTTTTCTTGGAGCTTGAA GAAAAGGCCAAAGATCCATCCAGATTCACCAACAGAGGAGGAAACCTTCTAAAGGAGGAGAAACAGCGGGCTGATCTGGTCAAAAGTCTCCCCAAG CTTGAGAAGAAGCTGAAGGCTGAGATTGAACAGTGGGAACATGAACAGAACCGAGAGTTTCAGGTGAATGGTCAGAAGTTCATGCAGTTTGTCACTGATCAATGGGAGTTGTACCGGCTGGAGAAGGAGCGGGAAAAACAGGAGCgg CAACTAAAGAAGAGCAAACAGACGGAGGTGGACATGGTCTATGGTACTGTGGTCCGGACACCAACTAAACGAAGATTTCTGGGAAGCACAACACCTTGTAAAGCTCGAAAG CTTAACGCTACCTCCAGTACTGGCACTTCTAACAGCACTATCCGATCTGTCTTTGGTGGTACTGTCTGCCATTCTCCTATATCACGCCCTCCGATTTCAGCATGCAAG CAGGGTAATGTGAGGACACCAGGCCACGGCAAACCTCCTCATCAAGGTTTGCTAGAACGCAATAAGGAGAATGTCTGTCATCTAACTGGTGGCGTGGCTGGAATGACAAAG
- the prc1b gene encoding protein regulator of cytokinesis 1b isoform X4, whose translation MRKSEVIAAESVACLNKALCHLKDIWEEIGIPEDQRLERTNVVKNHVKSLLDMMIVEEESLRKRLRTSIEKCQKELSQLCLELQLPPFQEDRSSTMLQQEKDLRMHVEVMLKEKNQRMQALKALTEQDQDLCDLLCLQPFSVSAGSVPSLEQLDKFRQHISSLTAEKERRHKEFVTLKKQIILCMDDLDQLPETSFEKDVVCEDEESFCLSKENIDSLKVLLHQLESRKAENECVCGSYREKIHELWERLQTPQEERDAICEHMTLSKQRNMQALQAEVRRLEGLKLKNIQNVTEAIRNEIAVFWDKCFYSSDQRQAFVPFYDDDFSEELLSLHDAEIVQLKQYYEDHKDLFEGVHKWEESWRLFLELEEKAKDPSRFTNRGGNLLKEEKQRADLVKSLPKLEKKLKAEIEQWEHEQNREFQVNGQKFMQFVTDQWELYRLEKEREKQERQLKKSKQTEVDMVYGTVVRTPTKRRFLGSTTPCKARKLNATSSTGTSNSTIRSVFGGTVCHSPISRPPISACKGNVRTPGHGKPPHQGLLERNKENVCHLTGGVAGMTKRDLSKSSKSKHVAEILNSTIIQL comes from the exons atgaggaagag TGAGGTGATTGCTGCAGAATCAGTGGCATGTCTGAATAAAGCTCTCTGCCATCTGAAGGACATCTGGGAGGAAATCGGCATCCCTGAGGACCAACGATTAGAAAGAACAAACGTGGTCAAGAATCATGTCAAA AGTCTTCTGGACATGATGATTGTGGAGGAAGAGAGTCTGCGGAAACGACTGAGGACAAGTATTGAGAAATGTCAAAAAGAGTTGAGTCAATTGTGTTTGGAACTGCAGCTCCCCCCATTTCAG GAGGACAGAAGTAGCACAATGCTACAGCAGGAAAAAGACCTCCGGATGCATGTTGAAGTGATGTTAAAGGAGAAAAATCAGAGAATGCAAGCGCTCAAAGCCTTAACTGAGCAGGATCAGGATCTCTGTGACCTGCTCTGCTTACAGCCGTTTTCTGTCTCTGCCGGTTCTGTTCCTTCCCTGGAACAACTGGACAAATTCCGTCAACACATCTCCTCTCTCACTGCTGAGAAA gAACGAAGACACAAGGAATTTGTCACATTGAAGAAGCAAATAATACTTTGCATGGATGATCTGGATCAGTTGCCTGAGACTAGTTTTGAAAAGGATGTCGTTTGTGAAGATGAAGAGAGTTTTTGCTTGTCtaaagaaaacattgattcaCTCAAAGTCCTCCTTCACCAG TTGGAGAGCAGAAAGGCAGAGAATGAATGTGTCTGTGGCTCTTATCGGGAGAAGATCCATGAACTATGGGAACGGTTGCAGACTCCACAGGAAGAGCGTGATGCAATATGTGAACACATGACCCTGTCAAAGCAAAGAAATATGCAAGCT TTACAAGCTGAGGTCAGACGTCTTGAAGGACTGAAgcttaaaaatattcaaaatgttactGAGGCCATTCGGAATGAGATCGCAGTGTTCTGGGATAAGTGCTTCTATAGCTCTGACCAGCGGCAAGCTTTTGTGCCCTTTTATGATG ATGATTTCAGCGAGGAACTCCTGAGCTTACATGATGCAGAAATAGTGCAGCTTAAACAGTATTATGAGGATCATAAAGATCTTTTTGAAGGTGTTCACAAATGGGAGGAAAGCTGGAGACTTTTCTTGGAGCTTGAA GAAAAGGCCAAAGATCCATCCAGATTCACCAACAGAGGAGGAAACCTTCTAAAGGAGGAGAAACAGCGGGCTGATCTGGTCAAAAGTCTCCCCAAG CTTGAGAAGAAGCTGAAGGCTGAGATTGAACAGTGGGAACATGAACAGAACCGAGAGTTTCAGGTGAATGGTCAGAAGTTCATGCAGTTTGTCACTGATCAATGGGAGTTGTACCGGCTGGAGAAGGAGCGGGAAAAACAGGAGCgg CAACTAAAGAAGAGCAAACAGACGGAGGTGGACATGGTCTATGGTACTGTGGTCCGGACACCAACTAAACGAAGATTTCTGGGAAGCACAACACCTTGTAAAGCTCGAAAG CTTAACGCTACCTCCAGTACTGGCACTTCTAACAGCACTATCCGATCTGTCTTTGGTGGTACTGTCTGCCATTCTCCTATATCACGCCCTCCGATTTCAGCATGCAAG GGTAATGTGAGGACACCAGGCCACGGCAAACCTCCTCATCAAGGTTTGCTAGAACGCAATAAGGAGAATGTCTGTCATCTAACTGGTGGCGTGGCTGGAATGACAAAG
- the prc1b gene encoding protein regulator of cytokinesis 1b isoform X5, protein MRKSEVIAAESVACLNKALCHLKDIWEEIGIPEDQRLERTNVVKNHVKSLLDMMIVEEESLRKRLRTSIEKCQKELSQLCLELQLPPFQEDRSSTMLQQEKDLRMHVEVMLKEKNQRMQALKALTEQDQDLCDLLCLQPFSVSAGSVPSLEQLDKFRQHISSLTAEKERRHKEFVTLKKQIILCMDDLDQLPETSFEKDVVCEDEESFCLSKENIDSLKVLLHQLESRKAENECVCGSYREKIHELWERLQTPQEERDAICEHMTLSKQRNMQALQAEVRRLEGLKLKNIQNVTEAIRNEIAVFWDKCFYSSDQRQAFVPFYDDDFSEELLSLHDAEIVQLKQYYEDHKDLFEGVHKWEESWRLFLELEEKAKDPSRFTNRGGNLLKEEKQRADLVKSLPKLEKKLKAEIEQWEHEQNREFQVNGQKFMQFVTDQWELYRLEKEREKQERQLKKSKQTEVDMVYGTVVRTPTKRRFLGSTTPCKARKQGNVRTPGHGKPPHQGLLERNKENVCHLTGGVAGMTKVPASPQRNFSINSVASTYSEFQRDLSKSSKSKHVAEILNSTIIQL, encoded by the exons atgaggaagag TGAGGTGATTGCTGCAGAATCAGTGGCATGTCTGAATAAAGCTCTCTGCCATCTGAAGGACATCTGGGAGGAAATCGGCATCCCTGAGGACCAACGATTAGAAAGAACAAACGTGGTCAAGAATCATGTCAAA AGTCTTCTGGACATGATGATTGTGGAGGAAGAGAGTCTGCGGAAACGACTGAGGACAAGTATTGAGAAATGTCAAAAAGAGTTGAGTCAATTGTGTTTGGAACTGCAGCTCCCCCCATTTCAG GAGGACAGAAGTAGCACAATGCTACAGCAGGAAAAAGACCTCCGGATGCATGTTGAAGTGATGTTAAAGGAGAAAAATCAGAGAATGCAAGCGCTCAAAGCCTTAACTGAGCAGGATCAGGATCTCTGTGACCTGCTCTGCTTACAGCCGTTTTCTGTCTCTGCCGGTTCTGTTCCTTCCCTGGAACAACTGGACAAATTCCGTCAACACATCTCCTCTCTCACTGCTGAGAAA gAACGAAGACACAAGGAATTTGTCACATTGAAGAAGCAAATAATACTTTGCATGGATGATCTGGATCAGTTGCCTGAGACTAGTTTTGAAAAGGATGTCGTTTGTGAAGATGAAGAGAGTTTTTGCTTGTCtaaagaaaacattgattcaCTCAAAGTCCTCCTTCACCAG TTGGAGAGCAGAAAGGCAGAGAATGAATGTGTCTGTGGCTCTTATCGGGAGAAGATCCATGAACTATGGGAACGGTTGCAGACTCCACAGGAAGAGCGTGATGCAATATGTGAACACATGACCCTGTCAAAGCAAAGAAATATGCAAGCT TTACAAGCTGAGGTCAGACGTCTTGAAGGACTGAAgcttaaaaatattcaaaatgttactGAGGCCATTCGGAATGAGATCGCAGTGTTCTGGGATAAGTGCTTCTATAGCTCTGACCAGCGGCAAGCTTTTGTGCCCTTTTATGATG ATGATTTCAGCGAGGAACTCCTGAGCTTACATGATGCAGAAATAGTGCAGCTTAAACAGTATTATGAGGATCATAAAGATCTTTTTGAAGGTGTTCACAAATGGGAGGAAAGCTGGAGACTTTTCTTGGAGCTTGAA GAAAAGGCCAAAGATCCATCCAGATTCACCAACAGAGGAGGAAACCTTCTAAAGGAGGAGAAACAGCGGGCTGATCTGGTCAAAAGTCTCCCCAAG CTTGAGAAGAAGCTGAAGGCTGAGATTGAACAGTGGGAACATGAACAGAACCGAGAGTTTCAGGTGAATGGTCAGAAGTTCATGCAGTTTGTCACTGATCAATGGGAGTTGTACCGGCTGGAGAAGGAGCGGGAAAAACAGGAGCgg CAACTAAAGAAGAGCAAACAGACGGAGGTGGACATGGTCTATGGTACTGTGGTCCGGACACCAACTAAACGAAGATTTCTGGGAAGCACAACACCTTGTAAAGCTCGAAAG CAGGGTAATGTGAGGACACCAGGCCACGGCAAACCTCCTCATCAAGGTTTGCTAGAACGCAATAAGGAGAATGTCTGTCATCTAACTGGTGGCGTGGCTGGAATGACAAAGGTACCAGCTAGTCCACAGCGTAACTTCAGCATTAACTCTGTCGCAAGCACCTATTCAGAATTTCAG
- the prc1b gene encoding protein regulator of cytokinesis 1b isoform X2, which yields MRKSEVIAAESVACLNKALCHLKDIWEEIGIPEDQRLERTNVVKNHVKSLLDMMIVEEESLRKRLRTSIEKCQKELSQLCLELQLPPFQEDRSSTMLQQEKDLRMHVEVMLKEKNQRMQALKALTEQDQDLCDLLCLQPFSVSAGSVPSLEQLDKFRQHISSLTAEKERRHKEFVTLKKQIILCMDDLDQLPETSFEKDVVCEDEESFCLSKENIDSLKVLLHQLESRKAENECVCGSYREKIHELWERLQTPQEERDAICEHMTLSKQRNMQALQAEVRRLEGLKLKNIQNVTEAIRNEIAVFWDKCFYSSDQRQAFVPFYDDDFSEELLSLHDAEIVQLKQYYEDHKDLFEGVHKWEESWRLFLELEEKAKDPSRFTNRGGNLLKEEKQRADLVKSLPKLEKKLKAEIEQWEHEQNREFQVNGQKFMQFVTDQWELYRLEKEREKQERQLKKSKQTEVDMVYGTVVRTPTKRRFLGSTTPCKARKLNATSSTGTSNSTIRSVFGGTVCHSPISRPPISACKGNVRTPGHGKPPHQGLLERNKENVCHLTGGVAGMTKVPASPQRNFSINSVASTYSEFQRDLSKSSKSKHVAEILNSTIIQL from the exons atgaggaagag TGAGGTGATTGCTGCAGAATCAGTGGCATGTCTGAATAAAGCTCTCTGCCATCTGAAGGACATCTGGGAGGAAATCGGCATCCCTGAGGACCAACGATTAGAAAGAACAAACGTGGTCAAGAATCATGTCAAA AGTCTTCTGGACATGATGATTGTGGAGGAAGAGAGTCTGCGGAAACGACTGAGGACAAGTATTGAGAAATGTCAAAAAGAGTTGAGTCAATTGTGTTTGGAACTGCAGCTCCCCCCATTTCAG GAGGACAGAAGTAGCACAATGCTACAGCAGGAAAAAGACCTCCGGATGCATGTTGAAGTGATGTTAAAGGAGAAAAATCAGAGAATGCAAGCGCTCAAAGCCTTAACTGAGCAGGATCAGGATCTCTGTGACCTGCTCTGCTTACAGCCGTTTTCTGTCTCTGCCGGTTCTGTTCCTTCCCTGGAACAACTGGACAAATTCCGTCAACACATCTCCTCTCTCACTGCTGAGAAA gAACGAAGACACAAGGAATTTGTCACATTGAAGAAGCAAATAATACTTTGCATGGATGATCTGGATCAGTTGCCTGAGACTAGTTTTGAAAAGGATGTCGTTTGTGAAGATGAAGAGAGTTTTTGCTTGTCtaaagaaaacattgattcaCTCAAAGTCCTCCTTCACCAG TTGGAGAGCAGAAAGGCAGAGAATGAATGTGTCTGTGGCTCTTATCGGGAGAAGATCCATGAACTATGGGAACGGTTGCAGACTCCACAGGAAGAGCGTGATGCAATATGTGAACACATGACCCTGTCAAAGCAAAGAAATATGCAAGCT TTACAAGCTGAGGTCAGACGTCTTGAAGGACTGAAgcttaaaaatattcaaaatgttactGAGGCCATTCGGAATGAGATCGCAGTGTTCTGGGATAAGTGCTTCTATAGCTCTGACCAGCGGCAAGCTTTTGTGCCCTTTTATGATG ATGATTTCAGCGAGGAACTCCTGAGCTTACATGATGCAGAAATAGTGCAGCTTAAACAGTATTATGAGGATCATAAAGATCTTTTTGAAGGTGTTCACAAATGGGAGGAAAGCTGGAGACTTTTCTTGGAGCTTGAA GAAAAGGCCAAAGATCCATCCAGATTCACCAACAGAGGAGGAAACCTTCTAAAGGAGGAGAAACAGCGGGCTGATCTGGTCAAAAGTCTCCCCAAG CTTGAGAAGAAGCTGAAGGCTGAGATTGAACAGTGGGAACATGAACAGAACCGAGAGTTTCAGGTGAATGGTCAGAAGTTCATGCAGTTTGTCACTGATCAATGGGAGTTGTACCGGCTGGAGAAGGAGCGGGAAAAACAGGAGCgg CAACTAAAGAAGAGCAAACAGACGGAGGTGGACATGGTCTATGGTACTGTGGTCCGGACACCAACTAAACGAAGATTTCTGGGAAGCACAACACCTTGTAAAGCTCGAAAG CTTAACGCTACCTCCAGTACTGGCACTTCTAACAGCACTATCCGATCTGTCTTTGGTGGTACTGTCTGCCATTCTCCTATATCACGCCCTCCGATTTCAGCATGCAAG GGTAATGTGAGGACACCAGGCCACGGCAAACCTCCTCATCAAGGTTTGCTAGAACGCAATAAGGAGAATGTCTGTCATCTAACTGGTGGCGTGGCTGGAATGACAAAGGTACCAGCTAGTCCACAGCGTAACTTCAGCATTAACTCTGTCGCAAGCACCTATTCAGAATTTCAG